Proteins encoded within one genomic window of Arachis ipaensis cultivar K30076 chromosome B08, Araip1.1, whole genome shotgun sequence:
- the LOC107611259 gene encoding uncharacterized protein LOC107611259, with amino-acid sequence MGEHVFLKVTPTTGIGRAIKTKELNPRFIRPFEILRRIGPVAYKVVLPPHLSNLHDVFHVSQLRKYMSDVAHVLEPESVDLKENLTFQVTPVRINDTSVKKLRRKEVQLVKVAWKRARVEEHTWE; translated from the coding sequence ATGGGCGAGCATGTATTTCTAAAGGTTACTCCTACAACTGGGATCGGAAGGGCGATTAAGACAAAGGAGTTGAATCCGAGATTTATAAGACCGTTTGAGATTTTGAGGCGAATCGGGCCGGTGGCATATAAAGTAGTATTGCCACCGCATTTGTCTAACTTACATGAtgtattccacgtgtcacaactccGTAAGTACATGTCAGATGTGGCTCATGTGTTAGAGCCTGAGTCGGTTGACCTAAAGGAGAACTTGACGTTTCAAGTAACACCGGTGCGGATTAacgacactagtgtgaagaaaTTGCGAAGAAAGGAAGTTCAATTGGTCAAAGTTGCTTGGAAGAGAGCAAGAGTGgaagagcatacttgggaatAG